The following coding sequences lie in one Polyodon spathula isolate WHYD16114869_AA chromosome 15, ASM1765450v1, whole genome shotgun sequence genomic window:
- the LOC121327906 gene encoding methyltransferase N6AMT1-like isoform X1 encodes MKNVRMQIFLGEGMFPTPLYAHTGRGAFAKVYDPAEDTFLLMDALEQDAELLLQRDPSVCLEVGSGSGVVSAFAASFIGPKAAYFCTDINPLAAACTTETARCNEVSVQPVITDLVSALLPRLLEKVDILLFNPPYVVTPSEEVGSCGIEASWAGGRRGREVMDRLFPLVPQLLSNQGLFYLVTVQENNPEEIISLLGKAGLKGIRALSRQAGRETLSILRFSKS; translated from the exons GAGAGGGGATGTTTCCCACCCCCCTGTATGCCCACACTGGGCGCGGTGCATTTGCCAAGGTGTACGACCCGGCCGAGGACACCTTCCTCCTGATGGATGCCCTGGAGCAAGATGCAGAACTGCTTCTTCAGAGAGA TCCCTCTGTCTGCCTGGAGGTTGGTTCTGGTTCTGGTGTCGTTTCTGCCTTCGCTGCTTCATTCATTGGGCCTAAAGCGGCCTACTT CTGTACAGATATCAACCCCTTAGCTGCTGCCTGCACTACAGAGACTGCACGGTGCAATGAAGTCAGTGTTCAGCCAGTAATCACTGATTTG gtCAGTGCACTACTGCCCAGGCTTCTAGAGAAGGTGGACATTCTACTCTTCAACCCCCCCTATGTTGTGACTCCATCTGAGGAG GTAGGAAGCTGTGGTATCGAGGCCTCATGGGCAGGTGGGAGGCGGGGTAGAGAGGTGATGGACAGGTTGTTTCCTCTGGTTCCCCAACTCCTGTCCAATCAGGGGCTTTTCTATCTGGTTACCGTGCAAGAGAATAACCCAG AGGAGATTATCAGCTTGCTGGGGAAGGCTGGACTGAAGGGGATTAGGGCTCTTTCTCGACAGGCTGGAAGGGAAACTCTGTCCATTCTCCGGTTCTCGAAATCCTGA
- the LOC121327906 gene encoding methyltransferase N6AMT1-like isoform X2, translating to MFPTPLYAHTGRGAFAKVYDPAEDTFLLMDALEQDAELLLQRDPSVCLEVGSGSGVVSAFAASFIGPKAAYFCTDINPLAAACTTETARCNEVSVQPVITDLVSALLPRLLEKVDILLFNPPYVVTPSEEVGSCGIEASWAGGRRGREVMDRLFPLVPQLLSNQGLFYLVTVQENNPEEIISLLGKAGLKGIRALSRQAGRETLSILRFSKS from the exons ATGTTTCCCACCCCCCTGTATGCCCACACTGGGCGCGGTGCATTTGCCAAGGTGTACGACCCGGCCGAGGACACCTTCCTCCTGATGGATGCCCTGGAGCAAGATGCAGAACTGCTTCTTCAGAGAGA TCCCTCTGTCTGCCTGGAGGTTGGTTCTGGTTCTGGTGTCGTTTCTGCCTTCGCTGCTTCATTCATTGGGCCTAAAGCGGCCTACTT CTGTACAGATATCAACCCCTTAGCTGCTGCCTGCACTACAGAGACTGCACGGTGCAATGAAGTCAGTGTTCAGCCAGTAATCACTGATTTG gtCAGTGCACTACTGCCCAGGCTTCTAGAGAAGGTGGACATTCTACTCTTCAACCCCCCCTATGTTGTGACTCCATCTGAGGAG GTAGGAAGCTGTGGTATCGAGGCCTCATGGGCAGGTGGGAGGCGGGGTAGAGAGGTGATGGACAGGTTGTTTCCTCTGGTTCCCCAACTCCTGTCCAATCAGGGGCTTTTCTATCTGGTTACCGTGCAAGAGAATAACCCAG AGGAGATTATCAGCTTGCTGGGGAAGGCTGGACTGAAGGGGATTAGGGCTCTTTCTCGACAGGCTGGAAGGGAAACTCTGTCCATTCTCCGGTTCTCGAAATCCTGA